The following is a genomic window from Pseudothermotoga thermarum DSM 5069.
ACTGATTATGACGATTTCGTTTGAAAAATACGCTCAAAATCTCACAAAATTCGAGCGAAAGTACAAAAAACATTATCCACTACTATTTTTCATGAACTTCTTATTTCTAACAACAAACATTCTTACACCTTTGATCATCAAGGCACTGATTGATAACGTATTTCAAAATCGTAATATTGTTGAAATTTTTCTTTTTGGCGGCTTGTACTTAGTAGTTCTCTTCCTTCAGTCCTTAGTTATGTATAGGATGAATTACTCTGCGTTCAAGCACTTGATTAACAAATCACAAGTAAAAGAATCAAAAAGTCTTTTTGCAAAAATACTGGCTTTACCATTTCGAGACCCGAATACTCAAAACGCAAACAATTACCTATCGGTTTTTTTGAGGGATATACCGAAAGCAACAACAGGGGTGTATCTTGGAAAATTGCAGTTTCTGTTTAACTTGATTTTCTTTATCGCTCTTCTTTGTATACTATTTATCCTCAGCATGAAATTAACTATTCTTGTTATTGCCAGTGCTTTATTGTTTTACTTTTCAACAAGGTTTATAAAGAAAATCGTAATCAGCTGTTCTGCGAAAGACAGAGAAGATTACCAATTGTTCTTGAAAAGATTCAAAGAAATCTTTGAGGGAATGTATACTTTAAAGCAATATCCTGACTCAAAAGTCACCGAAAAATTTGCCGATTTGAGTGCAAAAAGATGGATCAAATCAAATTTGAGACTGAGAATATCGAATGAATTATCCAATAGGAACATTGAAATAAACAAAGAAATTGGCAAAGCTTTAGTGATTTCGATGGGTATCTACTTGCTTTTAAAAGGTGAAGTAACCGTCGGAACGCTTGCAGCGTATCAATTGTACATGACATGGGTATACGATTCAATACGAATGATGATCACAGGTTTGATGATGTTCTTTTCCAGCTTACCCAACTGGGAAAGTTTTATGAAAATTTTCTCAAATCCTTCTGAGAAAACGGGAAACCAAATTCTACACAGTTTCCAAAGCCTAAAACTTGAAAACGTTGAATTCAGATACAACGACCTCAAAGTCCTTAACGGAGTCACAATTGAGATAACCGCAGGCGAAAGACTTGCGATAGTAGGCGGTTCAGGTGAAGGCAAAAGTACGTTGGTATCGCTTTTCAACGGATTTCTAACCTCTTCAAGTGGTAAAGTACTCATTAATGATATTCCGATCGATGAATATTCACTTTCGTCAATTCGAAGAAAGATTCTCGTTGTTCGTCAAAACGATTATCTTTTTGACACGTCAATAAAAAACAACATTACCTTGTTTGAGGACTATTCACAAGAACAGATAGAAAGAGTTTTGAAGGTGTGTGAATGTGATTTTGTTTACCAATTAGAAGATGGGATAGATACGGTGGTTGGGGAAAGAGGAGCGAGGCTATCTGAGGGGCAGAAGCAGAGGATAGTACTTGCAAGAGCTTTGATACGGAAGCCAGAAGTATTGGTTTTGGATGAA
Proteins encoded in this region:
- a CDS encoding ABC transporter ATP-binding protein codes for the protein MTISFEKYAQNLTKFERKYKKHYPLLFFMNFLFLTTNILTPLIIKALIDNVFQNRNIVEIFLFGGLYLVVLFLQSLVMYRMNYSAFKHLINKSQVKESKSLFAKILALPFRDPNTQNANNYLSVFLRDIPKATTGVYLGKLQFLFNLIFFIALLCILFILSMKLTILVIASALLFYFSTRFIKKIVISCSAKDREDYQLFLKRFKEIFEGMYTLKQYPDSKVTEKFADLSAKRWIKSNLRLRISNELSNRNIEINKEIGKALVISMGIYLLLKGEVTVGTLAAYQLYMTWVYDSIRMMITGLMMFFSSLPNWESFMKIFSNPSEKTGNQILHSFQSLKLENVEFRYNDLKVLNGVTIEITAGERLAIVGGSGEGKSTLVSLFNGFLTSSSGKVLINDIPIDEYSLSSIRRKILVVRQNDYLFDTSIKNNITLFEDYSQEQIERVLKVCECDFVYQLEDGIDTVVGERGARLSEGQKQRIVLARALIRKPEVLVLDEATSAIDSGDLG